TGTACTATAGGTTCCAGTTAGCTGAAGGTCATACATAACACTGACCTCTCACTGTAGTGTAACAGGTCTGGGAAGCTGGAGTGATTCAGGTGACAGTGAACAGAACAAACATTTACAACCAATGAATCAAGTGAAGAATGGTTTTGCTTTTCTGAGAAATTCACATCTGTTTTTTACCGCTTCTCTGATTGCACCTCCGCAATATGTGAAAAAGTGAATAACTTTTCTGGACTGAAGAAACAGTCACAGCTCAGAAATGTAGAGAGAAAATACTGCCTCATCCATTTTTGTCCAAGAGCTACTCAGCAAAACACTTTGCAACTTTATCTGTAAATACAGTCTGCAACATTACTCATGCCTGGACGcaaagaacaataaaaataattaatgtatTCTTATTCTACAATTAATTTTTCATCTCCCCTGACaaacatgcattttaaaaaaggatgcGTTTATTTTCCAACATCTGCTTTCCCTCTCACCCACATCTACCAGCATGCAGTCACTGCTGACGGGGCAAACCGAAGTTGTGCAGTTTCGTTAGTGCTCGAAAGCGTAGTTCTCTGAGGTTTATTCAATTATGTGAAAGCGCTTTGAGTAAattaagactggaaacacaTGCAAAGGATTGTGTATGTGAAAAGCAGCTTGTGTATGCAAAATAGACAATCCACTGAACATGTGCTTTACCATACTCTAATTGCAATCCACAGAATCAGACTTTTCTCCAACATCTGTTGTGCTTCAGGCGAACTGTGTTAATCATAAAGCCACAGCTGGCTGGTAATTTGTTGAGTATGCTGAAATACACTCAGACACTTCAGCACCGTCTCAGATCTTTCAGTTACAACCACACGGATGTACATGCACATGAGCAAACAAGCATACTTCTCTTCacagtcatacacacatacgAGGCTGTAGAGACGATGCATGAATCATTGATTACTTAATAACAGGGTCTTGAATTATTCAGCATGATATACTACAGGGATCAGGCTCTTGATTGTCTGGCAGAGATGATTAAATTAAGAATGTTGATAAGTGAATCTTAAATTAGggttataaaataaatcaatttaaatagCAAAGCTTTATTTTAGAAGTGTCAGGTGGAGGTGAAACTATTCTTGAAGCTCTTGATGAACCTGCAATCTTTCTACTTTTGTTTGgaaattgaaaaatgaatgatgtGCTGTACAGCTACAATAAATGACTGGGCTGTGGGTTTGCTGTGGTTTTACTCAAGAGTGTCATATCGTCATCACAATTCATTCCCCCGGGGGCCTCTCAGCCACAACTCTGGGCAAATACCGTTGCATACGTATGCTAGTCAAATCGGGCCAAGCGTTACCGCAAACAATCCACTTGCAGACAATGAGTAGTTAGTGAGGAACGAGAAGAtgaacaaacactttttactgCTTCCTGTGAACTACTCAATCAACAGACCACCGCTGTTAAAAAGGCgaacataaatatataagtgGTGATGCCACATGTTAATCATATcctccaacattttttttttatttcctaaaCTTGGCTCTCTCTCCTGTATTAAACTTCCTCTGGTTAATATTTAGGGGTACATATGGAAGGCTGGTTAACATCGGGCTTCCTGCTTGATGATTGTTGCCCTCTGGGGAAGGCAGAGATGTACCAGTCCTCCAGGGTTGTTAGGTTTGGCACACTCCTCTTAAACAGGGTCAGATATGTAGCTTAGTAGACAAATAGTGCACACAATGACAGCATGTCTTGAGTGGCGAAGGCTTCACTCTTGGACACACCTTTTATTGGTGGAGCCAGCAGAGCAAAAGCATTAGTGTTagggcacacaaacacataccgcagcaacaaaaacatcaacGGTTGCCATGCTGGCTTGTCTTTCTAGGTACATAATGATTACAGAATCTGGGGCAGGAATTAATTTTACAAGTGCAGATGCATAGCAGGTCAGGAAGCTCTCTCTAATGCTAAAGTGAACCCACTCCGTGCTGGAAAGTCTACCCCTGACTGTCACATGTCAATGACAACAACTGaaaccactcacacacacaaaaaaaatcccttttccatatttcacatttctttgtctttgtctttgacTTGTTCTAAATTCACAGAGGAGTTCTGGTTCATGTTTCATAACTGAATAAATTACACATCAGGGTGTTACGCCTTTCCTCCTTTTCTggagaaaaatgtaatgaaCTCATGCAATCACACCGACACATATCATGATTCAGTCACACGGTGAGTGTGATAGGGTGGAAATTTTCATGAAGACTATAAATacctgtgacacacacatacaaagtgaacatacacacacacacacacactgagggaAAGTTAAATGTGAACTCACAGTGAGCGGCAGGGAGCAGACCACAAAGATGACAGTGATGAGTGCCAGCAGCACCAGGTGGTCCATCTCCTCTTCCCCCTGTCCGAACCAGGCTAGGCTCagtctcctccttctccctgtcGACCCAACTGAGCTGCGCCGCATCATCTGGCTCCGGTGCATCTTGCACAGGCTGACAATCACTGAACCATTGCATACAAACACTGCAAAGATCAGCAATGCCATGAGCGAGGAGTAGGACAGAGAGAAGGCCAGCACCAAGTTAGCATTCTCGTCCCCTGTCGCATCCATGTCAATGAAGCACCATGTCCCGGGACTGTACTGTCTGAATTTGCCATAGCCGCTGTATGGCAGGAGACAGAAGGCCAAAGAAAAGAAGTATATAAAGAAAAGGGTGAGCTTGGCAAAGCTGCGGCGGATGTGTACAGAGTAAAAATAAGGGTGGCTGATAGCCAGGCAACGCTCCACAGCCATGGCGCACAGGATGAGTGTGGGCGCCAGGCCGAAGAAACTCATGGCAAAGCCAAAGAGGTTGCACAGTCTTGCTTCACCCAGACCTATCAGGGACATGTTGCGGGCATAGCAGATGAACACAGGTGGACTGAGGAGGCAGGTGCCCAGCAGGTCAGTGAGGGCCAGGCCGGTTACCAGGATGCTGAAGACGGAGGACCTGGAGCGATGCTCCTTCTGGTGAACACCAAGGATGAAGAGGGCCAGGAGGTTTCCCACCACACCAGCCAAAAACATGATGATGCTGGTTGCTGGCTTGCCCTCTCCCTTCACAGTGAGGGTGTCATTGCAGGTGAAATTGTTACATAATGCGTTTGAAATCATGCTTTTGTAGGCGTATAACTTACTGTAAAGAAATAAGCCTGCTCAGTGTGGAATTAATTAAGAAGTTCCTGGACATCAAAAGAAGCAAATCCTGACCTCTTGATACCATCAATTGGCAATACAGAAGGCAGGGGTGTATGATGAGACCCATAATCCTGTGTTGACTTAAAAcatgatttgaagcttttcctTGTCTATCTGTTTGGATCTCTTTCACATACACAGCTTAGAAACGTATCTGTGGaacaaaaaacataagaaaaagcAGCTTAGTCAGGTACAGAAACTTTCCccaacaaagagaaataaaactcaTTCCACAAAAGATGGCATCATGTTAAAGTTTCTTCTTCTAACATTATGAGTATAATAATGCCTTTCTGCTATTGCTCAAGTCTTATTGTATTCGTCCTTAGTGACTCACTCACCTTTCACTGATTCTGCTGGACTAGAAGAATACTTGAGTTTATAGTAGTTAGCGCttattctgctgctgctgctgcttcctcttTTCCAACGGATTCAGACACATACTATGTAAAGCGTTCAGGGCTATAAGTAACAAAATGACTGATACGGAGTTCAAAACTGCCGCTACCGGTAACGTGTCGGCAGACACTGAACTAACAGATAGACTGTTGGACTCCtccgctttctctctctctctctctctctctccctctgcgcCTCCCAGTCTGTTTCGGATCGATGTACAGTCCCTCCCACTACAACTACTTGTAAACCAAAAACAATGTCACACACCAAAAAACCACTGTCACACACCAGCTATACTATAAATATACATAGCAAAGGTCAGAGGCTAagggaaaacataaaaatgaatcacTCTTGTTTCTCTCGTCTATCAGTCACAAAAAAATTTCGGGTGGCGTATTTTGCCTTGTTCTTCCTTGTTTCAGGGTATTGCATACTGTGTCCAGAAATAGAAATTCCCTGAGGCTAAGCTGCTATATAAACACACTGACTACCCCACAATTCGCTTTTCTCTCAGAAAAACCCTCAAAACATATTACACTGAGCTATagtggacttttttttcagtataGGCTGATATAAAATCAGAAACATGGACTAGACACCAATGGATTGAAATGATTCAATGTTAGGGGTCCCTCAGCTATAAgctactgtacatacacagcTTGACCAGTATTGGCTTGTTCCCCATGTGAGCTCAGAAATATGTAATCCAATTAGTCTTCTTTGTAAGTATTTGGTTTGGCAGTGTCTCTTCTTGGTTTTCAAAAAGGTGTTTTGAATAGCCTTAATCTCGACTAGTTTACATTTCATGCAGCATTTGGTGCAAGTCAACCGAGGAGAACCCAGTGCACTGCCATGACAGCGAGTTGTCGCTGCTTGTTTTTGCTTCCCTTGTCCTGCTGGTTCATTTACAATGTCTGGAAGCTAGCgtatgttttatttgtgcagcCTTTGGTGAAATACCTATCAGAGTTTGTGCCTTGAAAGAGACTGCATGCTTTGATTTAGCCCTCAGGCATCAGAATATCTTGTCAAATATTTGAACGACTTGAAGGGTGTCTGACAAAAATGGAGCCAGAGAAAAGCTGTTAAGAAGACACATCAGTGCTCATACAACATATAGCAGGTGCAAAAATAAGGGTgcattggtacttttacttcagtaaaagtaccaatacaataatataaaagtactccattaccagtaaaacattcaaaaagtaAGAGTAACACAGTATTACAAGTATCATAAGTACTAATTATGCAGAACGACtgattttatactgtataatttgTATTATTcgattattattactattaacaCATTCACCTGTAAGTAGCATTTCACTGTTAGTGGAAGTGGAGCTTACTACTATATTGTGTATTGTTTAGTTATcatttatataataatgtacatttttgatatcagataaatgtagtgaagagtacaatatttctctctgaaatgtagtgaagtagcATTATGAAGTGGTTGGGACATACAGTATCATAGTTTGCAAAGACTTCTCTTTGTTTTGGAAAGAAGTAAGCACAGGTATATCTAATTTTACAGGTAGGAATAGGAATATTCCTAATTTACCACATGCCCTACTTCTAAACGATGTCTCTAATGGTTAATATATCATGGTTACAACAAAGAGTGTGTCATACAGTTATGACAGTAGCAGAAAGCTACTTGCCAGTTGTTGGATGTACACTCATTCATGTTATGTTACCTCAGAGACTTTGTCTACTTTTATGGTATTAATCCAGAAACGAAGAGCAGCAAGAAAACATCAGGGCTACGGCAGAAATTGATGAAATTTGGTCtgaagtggtggaaaaagtgaaTGTTTTACTTGGTTAAATATTTGCCTTATGACATGTgtgaatatattaaaattgtaCTTACTCGATTTAACCACAGGGTTTCTGCGTCATTTTCCAAGTTAAACAATGGGGGTGTGTCATCATTCATGTATTCACCCACACATGATGTGTGATGTCAAACACCACTAACAGATGTTTATAAAACTTGATTTATTGGATTAGACTGACCCAAAAAAGACGCTACAGTGACTGCTTATATGTTGATCatatttaattcacattttGCACCTTTTTTTGTGATGGAGATCATGTTGCTCTTTATACCTGCAGGCAGTGATGCAGATGATACACTTACACAGGTGTTTTTACTTAATATGTCTGATTAGACCCCAGTGCCTGATGGACATTTCCTTCACACTCATCTTTGGGACAACTtacacttttatattttatttttaactttatcaATCACTTAACAATACACTTTTATCATGTCATATATCATACCACATCTTCATCCATCTTCAATCTGGACAGAGATCTAATCAGACAGAATAAGTGGAAAAAATGCCAGTGCATGTGTGCAGGACCTTTAAAGAAAGCAAAAGCAATCACCTGTAAGCAAAACTGTTGGAAAATATTCAGTGTCATcataaaacagacaaagttgGAAAATAAATTACAGAACAAATTGAGGGCTGCAGCACATGGCTTTGATGACGTGTTGGTTGATGGTGAACACATCCTCATTTCCACTGACACAGGATGTAATAATGATCAGGTTCCTGTGACGCCTGCCCATTAATGAGCTCCTTAATGTTTGCTTTTCATTACACCTGAAATAGAACATAGCAGCAATACAATCCCCACAGCCAAGAAAATAGTCATGAATACAAATTGCTGCATAGTAATAACATTTTGTTGCTCAGTTTTCACTCTCACTCTTGTTTCCTGGTGCTGTTTCAGTAATTGATAAAACATAATGGTAACACTGTAGTGCCAATGGTCAGTTCTGGATGGAGTAATGGAGATCATGTTGCTCCTTGTCTTACATTCCATAAATGAAAGCGTTGCTGTGCAGTTAAACAGCTGGTGGTGGGTGGTAGTTTACTGGCACTGTTCACTATGATATTGTTACATAAAGAAATgcagatatttgtttttaatctttctctCAGTTTCCCTTCGTCTCTCCAGTCCTCATTCCTTCCCTGACAAACAAAGCTCTAATTTACTTTTAACAACCACAAGGCACCTTGAGATGTGGATGGTGTTTACAGGGTGTTTACAGTCACACTGCCCATAAAACAAACCAGGCTGGCACCTTTAAATAAAGAGAATACATAGATgctaaaaacaaactgtaacataCTTGCAAACATTCCCAAAACCAGGAGACTTGTGGAGGAGGCTGTGAACATACCAACTGAGATACGGAGATCATAACACATGATAAATTTACAAGAGTCTTCTTATTATGACACAAGAGCAGTTTACAATACTTGCTGCACAGAATCGATTCACAAAAGATGCTGCTGGCATTTGGTTGTATGTGTATGTTGCCAATTAGTATCAGTATATTATAGATACTATACTACATAGAAAGGTGTGGTGGCTCCGGTTTTCCTACAGTCCAATGACATGCAGTGTAACGGATACTCTAAATTAAGATGGATGGGCTAATTATATAGTCGTCTACTGTTATATGCATATAATGTATGCGcataaaacaatattacaattattacaTGTATAAGCTTATgaccaatatatatatatatatatatatatatatatatatatatagatggatgatgaatggatggattgatGACTGGACGGACTGATAGGGGGatcatggatggatggacagctggatggatggatggatgtgtggATGATTAATAGATGGATGATGACCAGATGGATGGTTGATGGATTGCcgactagggatgtgcagagagcccagtatttgtatttgtacctgtatttgttgaggcagcaaaattatttgtatttgtatttgaataaaagtggaaagaggcctaaaaatcctgtttttatctttattttgcttttaattttagaaaattaaagtgttacaataagtgttcatgaataaactctCCCAGAGTCTCCCAGAccatagacgactgcactgcctactgagctaaaactttactaaTTGcttcattgcagacagacctctacttatttatccacccataacacagagacagagcaccgtgtaacgtgtagggaggaacttcaaaggcgattcttgctttgcacttttcatttatttcctattttttacaacctaactttgtggaaaggagaaggggaacaacaggatatggagagtcccttgggagcacttcgtgtgtgtcagtagctcagctttatttctagggaacacccccaactccaggagtgatgtctaaattaggaaatgtgcgtcatgtagcaggtggatgtgactgcccgtgttgagacctgctgatagacgtatcagcggagcagaggagagagattgagatagcgatgtaaccgatCTGTGCGTTTGgatttgacatggttttttttcttcctgaaagcaaataattttttaaatgtttgtatgaaacaaatatttgcaaaaaaaatcccaactatttgtgctttgctgaattaacatatttgtatttgggcacacccctattgCTGACTGGACTGATTGATAGAGGGATcatggatggacagacagataaaaagatagacagatagatagatattgatgtattgatttgatttattgaacagggCAGAGTGCAGTgttaagcataaatgatgcacttcACCgaagttagcttgaagctaatttgcatccgtagtccattataatcaaaacatacaacagcacaataacaaacagtacaaagcaaaaaaacaacaa
This region of Thunnus maccoyii chromosome 6, fThuMac1.1, whole genome shotgun sequence genomic DNA includes:
- the ptgir gene encoding prostacyclin receptor isoform X2, yielding MFLAGVVGNLLALFILGVHQKEHRSRSSVFSILVTGLALTDLLGTCLLSPPVFICYARNMSLIGLGEARLCNLFGFAMSFFGLAPTLILCAMAVERCLAISHPYFYSVHIRRSFAKLTLFFIYFFSLAFCLLPYSGYGKFRQYSPGTWCFIDMDATGDENANLVLAFSLSYSSLMALLIFAVFVCNGSVIVSLCKMHRSQMMRRSSVGSTGRRRRLSLAWFGQGEEEMDHLVLLALITVIFVVCSLPLTIAGFINAIHPFCGDNENLTAFRFYALNPIVDPWVFIICRKSVFRHLCTLLSCRFSKGAVKNTAHCALSLPLDSQIQSNPPDVTVPQTNTYSSLPQ
- the ptgir gene encoding prostacyclin receptor isoform X1, whose product is MISNALCNNFTCNDTLTVKGEGKPATSIIMFLAGVVGNLLALFILGVHQKEHRSRSSVFSILVTGLALTDLLGTCLLSPPVFICYARNMSLIGLGEARLCNLFGFAMSFFGLAPTLILCAMAVERCLAISHPYFYSVHIRRSFAKLTLFFIYFFSLAFCLLPYSGYGKFRQYSPGTWCFIDMDATGDENANLVLAFSLSYSSLMALLIFAVFVCNGSVIVSLCKMHRSQMMRRSSVGSTGRRRRLSLAWFGQGEEEMDHLVLLALITVIFVVCSLPLTIAGFINAIHPFCGDNENLTAFRFYALNPIVDPWVFIICRKSVFRHLCTLLSCRFSKGAVKNTAHCALSLPLDSQIQSNPPDVTVPQTNTYSSLPQ
- the ptgir gene encoding prostacyclin receptor isoform X3, translating into MISNALCNNFTCNDTLTVKGEGKPATSIIMFLAGVVGNLLALFILGVHQKEHRSRSSVFSILVTGLALTDLLGTCLLSPPVFICYARNMSLIGLGEARLCNLFGFAMSFFGLAPTLILCAMAVERCLAISHPYFYSVHIRRSFAKLTLFFIYFFSLAFCLLPYSGYGKFRQYSPGTWCFIDMDATGDENANLVLAFSLSYSSLMALLIFAVFVCNGSVIVSLCKMHRSQMMRRSSVGSTGRRRRLSLAWFGQGEEEMDHLVLLALITVIFVVCSLPLTLTPTQQTGLAHRLSAQAQWEKLIAG